Part of the Xanthomonas sp. SI genome is shown below.
CCCTTGATCTGCTTGACGTAAGCGGCGACGCCTTCGTTGCCCTTGCCGCCGATGCCGACCGGCCACTGGACCGCGGTGCCTTCGCCGACCTTGCTCTTCCAGTCCGGGTTGACCTTGGACAGGTAGTTGGTGAAGTTGAAGCTGGTGCCCGAACCGTCGGAGCGGTGCACCACGGTGATCTTGGCGTCGGGCAGCTTCGCGCCCGGGTTCAGGGCGACGATCGCCGGGTCGTTCCAGGTCTTGACCTTGCCCAGGAAGATGTCGGCCAGGGTCTTGCCGTCCAGCTTCAGCGCGCCCGGGGCGATGCCCTGCACGTTGACCACCGGCACCACGCCGCCGATCACCGACGGGAACTGGGCCAGGCCGGACGCGGCCAGGTCGTCGGGCTTCAGCGGCGCATCGGAAGAACCGAAGTCGACCGTCGCCGCCTTGATCTGGGCGATACCGCCGCCGGAACCGATCGACTGGTAGTTGACCTTCTTGCCGGTGGCGGTGTTGTAGTCGGCCGACCACTTGGACATGACCGGATAGATGAACGAGGCGCCCGCGCCGGTGACATCGGCGGCGTTGGCGGCGAACACGAACGACGCGGCGACGGCGGCAGCCGCGACGCGGGATTTGAGCGAGAGGATCACGGAGGAAGCTCCTGAAGGGTGGTATGCGGGGCACCGCATGCGGGCATTACATAACCGTTCGATGACGGTGCCGGGGCTGGTACATGACGGAAACATGACGCTGCATGGAACATGGCGCCGATGCAGCGCACGGCATGCGCCGCGCGCTGCATCGGGCCGCGGCGATTACCAGTAGAACTGCGCGCGCGCTTCGAGGATGTTCGGCTTGTCGCTGACGTTGCCGCGGGTGGTGCTGCTGTACTTGCTGCTGTCCACCATCACGTAGTTCAGCGCCAGCTTGAAGTTGGAACGCCAGTACCAGTTGGCGCCGACCGTCCAGGTGCTCATCTTGCCGCCGAGCACGCCGTCGACCAGCGGTGCGCCGACCGGACGCGCGATCAGGTCGCCGTCGTTCATATCGATGCTGTCGTAGCGCACGCCCAGCTGCCACATGCCGCTGGCCGGCTCGTTCGGCAGCGGGGTGGTCGGCACGCCGGCCTTGTAGCCCCAGGTCTCGCCGGTGATGTTCCACACGCCGCTGAGGTACCAGCCGTCGCTGCTGTAGTTGTCGCTGGAGCCGTAGCGCTCGACCTTGGCGTTGTAGTACTCGGCCTGGGTCTTGAACGGGCCGCTGACCCACATCGCTTCGCCGCCGATCACGCCGATGCGGTCGGTGTTGGTCAGGTTGCCGCTGTCGACCAGGCGCACCGAGGCCAGGTCGGCGTCCGGACGCGCGCGCAGGCGCAGCGTGTCGGCGTCGGTGTCGTAGTTCACGTAGCTCAGGCCGAAGTGCAGGATGTTGCCCGCCTCGTTGATCGGCGCGAAGGTGCCACGCGCGCCGTAGCCGCTGCCGTGCGCCAGGTTGCGGCTCAGCTCGCGGCCGAACACGCTGCCGACCACGCTCCAGTTGTTGTCGCCGTAGCCGACCGCGCCGCCGAGCCGACGCGACACCGCGTAGGTGTTGGTGACCGAGGCCTTGGAGATGAAGTCGTTGTTCTTGGTGCTGGACAGTTCTTCCAGGCTGTTGGGCTGCTTGTACTGGCCGAGCTGCAGGAAGTTGTTGGCGTTGCCGCCGAACTTGTACTTGATGTTGTTGTCCAGGAACTTGCCGGTGCTGCGCACGGTGGTGCCGTTGTTGGCCGACTCGCGCAGGACGCTGGCATCGTAGCCGGCAACCCACTCGAAATTGCCCGGGCCCTTGCCCTTGACTACCAGCTCGGCGCGGCGGATGCCGAACTCGGAGTTCTTGCCGTTGTTGCCGGTGGTGCCGTTGAGGTCCTGGACGTCGTTGTCGTACCAGTTGCCGTCGGCCTGGACCAGGCCTTCGAAGGAGACTTCCGAACCGCCGATCACGTCGATGGCGATTTCGGCGTGCGCGGCAGGCGCGAACACGGCGGTGAGCACGGCTGCCGAGAGGAGGGTGCGAGACAGTTTCATGGGTTGCCTGGGCGGTGGGAAGATGCGCGCAGGCTAATATGTGAAGATTGCGTAAATGTGACAGTTGGCGGACGGCTGCCAAGCACGCCGCTGCACGCCACCGCGTCCTTTGCGCCATTGGACGCGCGCCATGTTGCGGTCCGATGGCGCGCAGATGAAACGCCGCATGCGCGTCGTGGCGCACGACGGACATCACAAAGCGCGGCATCGTCTCGCCAGCGCGCCATCGATTGGCTCTTTTGTGCGCTGCACCACTTGTCGGTCGCGGACCCGCTGGGTAGCGTGGAGACATGAACTCGCATGCCCGCAAACGGATGCCGATGCTCGCCGCACTGTTGCTGATCGCGCTGCTGGCGCTGATGCCGGCGTTGCGCTCGGCGCCGACGGCAGCGCCGCCGACGCCGGCCGCCATCGGCCAGGCCGCTGCGCCGGACATGCAGGCGGCCGATGCGCAGGAAGACGCATCGCGCAGCAGTGCCGATCAACTCGCGTACGACGACACGCCGGTGCTGCCGGCCGCGGCATGGCGGCCGACACGCATCGCGCCGATCTGGCCCGAGCCGGCGGCGTGGCACGGCGCCGGCACCCATCCGCAGCCGCGCCTGCGACCTCCCAGCGGCTGAGCTGGCGGATCCGATCCCGCTCGGCCGCTGGCCTCGGGATCGATCGCCGATCCAACTTCCACCGCCCGCCAGCGCCTGCGGCACTCGCAAAGTGCGCCCGCGCTTTGGCTCTCGCTCGCTGTCCCCCGTTCTGCGGCATCCGCCGCGGCGACGCCTTTCCCTTGTCCCGAGGTTCCCCCCCATGGAAAGTCTGCTCGATGGTTTCCGCCACTTCCGCAAAGAGGTCTATCCGCGCCAGCGCGGCCTGTTCCGGCAACTGGCCGGCGGCCAGACCCCGCATACGCTGTTCATCACCTGCGCCGATTCGCGGGTAATGCCGGAACTGATGTTCGCCGCGCAGCCTGGCGAACTGTTCGTCTACCGCAATATCGGCAACGTGGTGCCGCCGTACTCGCAGCACGTCAGCGGCGTGGTCGCGGCGATCGAATACGCGGTGGCGGTGTTGCAGGTGAAGCACATCGTTGTCTGCGGCCACA
Proteins encoded:
- the pstS gene encoding phosphate ABC transporter substrate-binding protein PstS, whose translation is MILSLKSRVAAAAVAASFVFAANAADVTGAGASFIYPVMSKWSADYNTATGKKVNYQSIGSGGGIAQIKAATVDFGSSDAPLKPDDLAASGLAQFPSVIGGVVPVVNVQGIAPGALKLDGKTLADIFLGKVKTWNDPAIVALNPGAKLPDAKITVVHRSDGSGTSFNFTNYLSKVNPDWKSKVGEGTAVQWPVGIGGKGNEGVAAYVKQIKGGIGYVELSYALQNKMAYTAMKNAAGKFVQPSDESFAAAAASADWANAKDFYLVMTNAPGEASWPITATNFILVHKQPKNPASAKATKDFFKWVYANGDAQAKQLDYVPLPDALVKQIDAYWSANLKY
- a CDS encoding OprO/OprP family phosphate-selective porin — encoded protein: MKLSRTLLSAAVLTAVFAPAAHAEIAIDVIGGSEVSFEGLVQADGNWYDNDVQDLNGTTGNNGKNSEFGIRRAELVVKGKGPGNFEWVAGYDASVLRESANNGTTVRSTGKFLDNNIKYKFGGNANNFLQLGQYKQPNSLEELSSTKNNDFISKASVTNTYAVSRRLGGAVGYGDNNWSVVGSVFGRELSRNLAHGSGYGARGTFAPINEAGNILHFGLSYVNYDTDADTLRLRARPDADLASVRLVDSGNLTNTDRIGVIGGEAMWVSGPFKTQAEYYNAKVERYGSSDNYSSDGWYLSGVWNITGETWGYKAGVPTTPLPNEPASGMWQLGVRYDSIDMNDGDLIARPVGAPLVDGVLGGKMSTWTVGANWYWRSNFKLALNYVMVDSSKYSSTTRGNVSDKPNILEARAQFYW